Proteins encoded by one window of Streptomyces sp. LX-29:
- a CDS encoding M20/M25/M40 family metallo-hydrolase, whose amino-acid sequence MSPVTLLPAERDLLLHLIGLRTAGPLETGPDGPPPRLWEAQRAYAEAAAPLGFRVVHHAAPDPSVLDRDGVPRTVREAAERTPDFLECQPSMVLRLGPELPPERTVMFNAHLDTVAGWEPPVCRDGRFHGRGAIDAKGPAVALLAGLREAVAAVPELGVTTGVLIQLVAGEEGGAMGVFGTRPLVAAGYTGRLNVFCEPTGNRLVPRATAAATARITVAGTDSIDDHPGGGHNATVLLGFLAQHLAERLATRADDGRVCVAGLHTGHLHNKVYGTGHLLLNLAYGTTAAGTALQRALEDELRGGLTAFAGRFGALPDFALTAAEAAEITTLDWLKRGLPALDDHDPWAERLLERAGIPYAPPDAPACTCDAIWMHGAPGAYTAVLGPGDLAANHAHAEGEYADTADLEAFATRVTSLLRHFTDHFAHHTARRSDARATDGSL is encoded by the coding sequence CTCCCCGCCGAGCGGGATCTGCTGCTGCACCTCATCGGACTGCGCACCGCCGGCCCCCTGGAGACCGGCCCCGACGGACCGCCCCCGCGGCTGTGGGAGGCGCAGCGGGCGTACGCCGAGGCCGCCGCGCCGCTGGGCTTCCGCGTCGTCCACCACGCCGCCCCCGACCCGTCCGTACTGGATCGGGACGGGGTGCCGCGGACCGTGCGGGAGGCCGCGGAGCGTACCCCGGACTTCCTGGAGTGCCAGCCCAGCATGGTGCTGCGGCTGGGGCCCGAACTCCCGCCCGAGCGCACGGTGATGTTCAACGCGCACCTGGACACGGTCGCCGGATGGGAGCCGCCGGTCTGCCGCGACGGGCGGTTCCACGGCCGGGGCGCGATCGACGCCAAGGGGCCGGCCGTGGCCCTGCTGGCCGGGTTGCGGGAGGCGGTCGCGGCCGTACCCGAACTGGGCGTCACCACGGGGGTGCTCATCCAACTGGTCGCGGGTGAGGAGGGCGGCGCCATGGGCGTCTTCGGCACCCGCCCGCTGGTGGCGGCCGGGTACACCGGGCGGCTCAACGTCTTCTGCGAGCCGACCGGGAACCGGCTGGTGCCCCGCGCCACCGCCGCCGCCACCGCCCGGATCACCGTCGCCGGCACCGACTCCATCGACGACCACCCCGGCGGCGGCCACAACGCCACCGTGCTGCTCGGCTTCCTGGCCCAGCACCTCGCCGAGCGCCTGGCCACCCGTGCCGACGACGGCCGGGTCTGCGTCGCCGGGCTGCACACCGGCCACCTGCACAACAAGGTCTACGGCACGGGGCACCTGCTGCTGAACCTCGCCTACGGGACCACCGCCGCCGGGACCGCGCTCCAGCGGGCGCTGGAGGACGAGCTGCGCGGCGGTCTCACCGCCTTCGCGGGGCGCTTCGGCGCCCTCCCCGACTTCGCCCTGACCGCCGCCGAGGCCGCCGAGATCACCACCCTCGACTGGCTCAAACGCGGACTGCCGGCGCTCGACGACCACGACCCCTGGGCCGAACGGCTGCTGGAGCGGGCGGGCATCCCGTACGCCCCGCCCGACGCCCCGGCCTGCACCTGCGACGCCATCTGGATGCACGGCGCGCCCGGCGCCTACACCGCCGTGCTCGGCCCCGGCGACCTGGCGGCCAACCACGCCCACGCCGAGGGCGAGTACGCCGACACCGCCGACCTCGAAGCCTTCGCCACGCGGGTCACCTCGCTCCTGCGGCACTTCACCGACCACTTCGCCCACCACACCGCCCGGCGCTCCGACGCCCGGGCAACGGACGGATCGTTATGA